The following are encoded together in the Pseudoalteromonas ruthenica genome:
- a CDS encoding short-chain fatty acid transporter encodes MLTTLSRPLAALVEKYLPDPLVIVILLTFLAMFSALLSTPHSPTAILTMWGSGLSNLLSFAMQMLLVLVSGYLLATTPVVSRYLHAVARRLKSPALAVIVTTFVAMLASWINWGFGLVAGALFAKAVAQYCRIDYRVLVASAYSGFIVWHGGLSGSVPLTIATPGHFSESEIGLLPTSDTLFSILNLSLLLGLSILLPTINYLLLPKPQHSVYVDRTRLQSKDKTVKPPAKGIDHARWPCVVVGLLGLSYLAHFFVQQQGGLNLNVVIALFLFCAFLLHHSTHSLLEHLYEAVRSGSGIVIQFPFYAGLMAIMSESGLAENISAALMSLANSQTLPLLSFLSAGLVNIFVPSGGGQWALQAPLVIPAAQALEVPIASVAMAVAWGDAWTNLIQPFWAIPVLAIAGLKAKDIMGFCIIQLLITGGYISVILLTVA; translated from the coding sequence ATGTTAACAACATTATCTCGCCCACTCGCAGCGCTAGTGGAAAAGTACTTACCCGACCCTCTTGTTATAGTGATCTTGCTTACATTCTTAGCGATGTTCAGTGCTTTGCTATCTACACCTCACTCGCCAACTGCCATATTGACTATGTGGGGAAGTGGCTTAAGCAACCTACTGAGCTTTGCAATGCAGATGTTATTGGTGTTAGTCAGCGGCTACCTATTGGCCACAACGCCCGTTGTATCACGGTACTTACATGCCGTGGCGCGGCGATTAAAATCACCTGCTTTAGCAGTTATAGTAACAACCTTTGTAGCTATGCTAGCAAGTTGGATTAACTGGGGCTTTGGCTTGGTCGCTGGTGCATTATTTGCCAAAGCCGTGGCACAATACTGCCGTATCGACTATCGCGTCTTAGTGGCCAGCGCTTACTCAGGGTTTATTGTTTGGCATGGCGGGCTTTCTGGTTCTGTGCCATTGACTATAGCGACACCGGGACACTTCAGCGAAAGTGAAATTGGTCTTCTACCCACGAGTGATACGCTATTTTCAATCCTGAACCTGTCTTTATTGCTAGGGTTATCTATCTTACTACCTACTATCAATTATTTATTATTACCTAAGCCTCAGCACAGCGTTTATGTAGACCGTACACGTTTACAATCCAAGGATAAAACTGTAAAGCCGCCAGCGAAAGGAATAGACCACGCTCGTTGGCCGTGTGTTGTAGTTGGCTTACTGGGTCTCAGCTACCTAGCTCATTTCTTTGTGCAACAGCAGGGCGGGCTTAATCTTAACGTTGTTATTGCGCTGTTTTTATTTTGCGCTTTTTTACTACATCACAGCACACACTCTCTGCTTGAGCATCTGTATGAGGCTGTTCGCAGTGGCAGTGGCATTGTTATCCAATTTCCTTTCTATGCAGGGCTGATGGCCATAATGAGTGAGAGCGGGCTTGCTGAGAATATATCGGCCGCACTGATGTCTTTAGCGAATAGCCAAACGCTGCCTCTTTTAAGTTTCTTGAGCGCTGGATTGGTCAACATATTTGTCCCCTCAGGAGGAGGCCAGTGGGCGCTTCAAGCACCTCTTGTTATTCCTGCCGCACAAGCGTTAGAAGTCCCTATCGCTTCAGTTGCTATGGCTGTCGCTTGGGGAGACGCTTGGACTAACCTTATTCAACCTTTTTGGGCTATCCCTGTACTGGCGATTGCTGGGTTAAAAGCAAAAGACATTATGGGCTTTTGTATCATTCAATTACTCATCACTGGTGGCTACATCAGTGTTATTTTGCTGACAGTGGCATAA